A window of the Macrobrachium rosenbergii isolate ZJJX-2024 chromosome 13, ASM4041242v1, whole genome shotgun sequence genome harbors these coding sequences:
- the LOC136845138 gene encoding uncharacterized protein isoform X1, which translates to MITVYLPPSLRHREVSIFREPHSYLPFVGTYYRGYYRPYYHYLRPSVRMGRRKIQRCNTAELKAQLLDSPGGRWFRPTNGYDEIFPGILLGDAETALSTILLKELGVTHVLNAAQGHNNTAYNGYVSTHPSYYSRKGIKYLGVPAMDMPGFYIKPFFRQAAEFIQDCLNDGGKVLVHCQSGVSRSAALVAAFLMLKRGMNVQGALRCIKKRRSIFPNHGFLSQLCDLDYELRRSGQVTDDPDLELLDVQRQDLSPDRSYPRFSLLHTKALQTYSNTKSYVPPRRAVSCERVNEVPPRRAVSCDRFEVASKSPFASNPLVDSTTRPSRSRQRSPVRYSKSPTVSYSSYINNEDEDDYDPVSSKVFDTYRRYSRRSTSPLPITSTEIISLPEAKPFDRYWSPKTVEYDIIKYPRYVFYDKLFSPATTYQYINNLNRYYDTYKYVKTESPFFGQGVTQAPYVQWYDTPNKTYLRGYTYKFHYPYTETYFKPLSKYPTTARTLNTHSVYFSPAPLRTFDRI; encoded by the exons ATGATCACAGTTTACCTGCCTCCGAGTTTAAGGCACAGAGAGGTTTCCATCTT CAGAGAACCTCACTCATATCTACCGTTCGTCGGTACATACTACCGAGGTTACTACCGCCCTTACTACCACTACCTGAGGCCCAGCGTCAGGATGGGAAGGCGAAAGATCCAGCGGTGCAACACAGCCGAACTGAAGGCTCAGCTGCTCGACTCCCCCGGGGGCAGGTGGTTCCGTCCCACCAATGGATATGACGAGATCTTCCCCGGCATCCTGCTAGGAGATGC TGAGACCGCTCTGTCCACCATTCTGCTGAAGGAGCTAGGAGTCACCCACGTCCTGAACGCCGCACAAGGCCACAACAACACCGCTTACAACGGCTACGTCAGCACCCACCCGAGCTACTACAGTCGCAAGGGCATCAAGTACCTGGGCGTGCCTGCCATGGACATGCCCGGCTTCTACATCAAGCCCTTCTTCCGACAGGCGGCTGAATTCATTCAGGATTGCCTCAACGACGGAG GCAAGGTTTTGGTCCACTGCCAGAGCGGCGTGTCTCGTTCAGCAGCTCTCGTGGCCGCGTTCCTCATGCTGAAAAGGGGTATGAACGTGCAAGGGGCACTTCGATGCATCAA GAAGAGAAGGAGTATCTTCCCCAACCATGGATTCCTCAGTCAGCTCTGTGATCTGGACTACGAACTCCGACGATCGGGCCAGGTGACGGATGACCCAGATCTGGAATTACTGGACGTCCAGCGCCAGGACCTGTCGCCCGACCGATCCTACCCCAGATTTTCTCTGCTCCACACGAAGGCTCTGCAGACCTACAGCAACACAAAGAGCTACGTGCCACCCCGCCGCGCCGTGTCCTGCGAGAGGGTGAACGAAGTCCCCCCGCGGCGCGCCGTGTCCTGCGACAGATTCGAAGTCGCTTCGAAGTCGCCCTTCGCAAGCAATCCACTCGTGGATTCCACCACCAGGCCATCCCGTTCAAGACAGAGGTCGCCCGTTCGATACAGCAAAAGCCCAACCGTTTCCTACTCCTCTTACATCAACAACGAGGACGAGGACGACTACGACCCAGTCTCTTCCAAGGTCTTTGACACGTACCGACGCTATTCCAGAAGGTCAACTTCCCCTCTGCCAATCACTTCCACCGAGATCATCTCACTCCCGGAGGCCAAGCCCTTCGACCGTTACTGGTCACCAAAGACAGTCGAGTATGACATCATCAAGTACCCGAGGTACGTCTTCTACGACAAGCTCTTCTCCCCAGCTACCACTTACCAGTACATCAACAACCTCAACAGGTATTACGACACGTACAAGTACGTCAAGACAGAGAGCCCGTTCTTCGGCCAAGGCGTGACCCAAGCGCCTTACGTGCAGTGGTACGACACCCCGAACAAGACGTACCTGCGAGGCTACACGTACAAATTCCACTACCCTTACACAGAGACGTACTTCAAACCCTTGAGCAAATACCCGACGACCGCTCGCACGCTCAACACCCACAGCGTTTACTTCAGCCCGGCTCCACTGAGAACCTTCGACcgaatctaa
- the LOC136845138 gene encoding uncharacterized protein isoform X2 — MGRRKIQRCNTAELKAQLLDSPGGRWFRPTNGYDEIFPGILLGDAETALSTILLKELGVTHVLNAAQGHNNTAYNGYVSTHPSYYSRKGIKYLGVPAMDMPGFYIKPFFRQAAEFIQDCLNDGGKVLVHCQSGVSRSAALVAAFLMLKRGMNVQGALRCIKKRRSIFPNHGFLSQLCDLDYELRRSGQVTDDPDLELLDVQRQDLSPDRSYPRFSLLHTKALQTYSNTKSYVPPRRAVSCERVNEVPPRRAVSCDRFEVASKSPFASNPLVDSTTRPSRSRQRSPVRYSKSPTVSYSSYINNEDEDDYDPVSSKVFDTYRRYSRRSTSPLPITSTEIISLPEAKPFDRYWSPKTVEYDIIKYPRYVFYDKLFSPATTYQYINNLNRYYDTYKYVKTESPFFGQGVTQAPYVQWYDTPNKTYLRGYTYKFHYPYTETYFKPLSKYPTTARTLNTHSVYFSPAPLRTFDRI; from the exons ATGGGAAGGCGAAAGATCCAGCGGTGCAACACAGCCGAACTGAAGGCTCAGCTGCTCGACTCCCCCGGGGGCAGGTGGTTCCGTCCCACCAATGGATATGACGAGATCTTCCCCGGCATCCTGCTAGGAGATGC TGAGACCGCTCTGTCCACCATTCTGCTGAAGGAGCTAGGAGTCACCCACGTCCTGAACGCCGCACAAGGCCACAACAACACCGCTTACAACGGCTACGTCAGCACCCACCCGAGCTACTACAGTCGCAAGGGCATCAAGTACCTGGGCGTGCCTGCCATGGACATGCCCGGCTTCTACATCAAGCCCTTCTTCCGACAGGCGGCTGAATTCATTCAGGATTGCCTCAACGACGGAG GCAAGGTTTTGGTCCACTGCCAGAGCGGCGTGTCTCGTTCAGCAGCTCTCGTGGCCGCGTTCCTCATGCTGAAAAGGGGTATGAACGTGCAAGGGGCACTTCGATGCATCAA GAAGAGAAGGAGTATCTTCCCCAACCATGGATTCCTCAGTCAGCTCTGTGATCTGGACTACGAACTCCGACGATCGGGCCAGGTGACGGATGACCCAGATCTGGAATTACTGGACGTCCAGCGCCAGGACCTGTCGCCCGACCGATCCTACCCCAGATTTTCTCTGCTCCACACGAAGGCTCTGCAGACCTACAGCAACACAAAGAGCTACGTGCCACCCCGCCGCGCCGTGTCCTGCGAGAGGGTGAACGAAGTCCCCCCGCGGCGCGCCGTGTCCTGCGACAGATTCGAAGTCGCTTCGAAGTCGCCCTTCGCAAGCAATCCACTCGTGGATTCCACCACCAGGCCATCCCGTTCAAGACAGAGGTCGCCCGTTCGATACAGCAAAAGCCCAACCGTTTCCTACTCCTCTTACATCAACAACGAGGACGAGGACGACTACGACCCAGTCTCTTCCAAGGTCTTTGACACGTACCGACGCTATTCCAGAAGGTCAACTTCCCCTCTGCCAATCACTTCCACCGAGATCATCTCACTCCCGGAGGCCAAGCCCTTCGACCGTTACTGGTCACCAAAGACAGTCGAGTATGACATCATCAAGTACCCGAGGTACGTCTTCTACGACAAGCTCTTCTCCCCAGCTACCACTTACCAGTACATCAACAACCTCAACAGGTATTACGACACGTACAAGTACGTCAAGACAGAGAGCCCGTTCTTCGGCCAAGGCGTGACCCAAGCGCCTTACGTGCAGTGGTACGACACCCCGAACAAGACGTACCTGCGAGGCTACACGTACAAATTCCACTACCCTTACACAGAGACGTACTTCAAACCCTTGAGCAAATACCCGACGACCGCTCGCACGCTCAACACCCACAGCGTTTACTTCAGCCCGGCTCCACTGAGAACCTTCGACcgaatctaa